One genomic segment of Scomber japonicus isolate fScoJap1 chromosome 23, fScoJap1.pri, whole genome shotgun sequence includes these proteins:
- the ptprz1b gene encoding receptor-type tyrosine-protein phosphatase zeta → MWTGGAESRTTALPISGRPALPPEPQLPHEGALNQRNWGKKYPTCNSARQSPVDIDETFTQVRLQYQNLQLEGWDRLTAEATTIHNDGKTVAISVDGEFFVSGGGLSSRFRVARITFHWGRCNVTSDGSEHSLNGMKYPLEMQIYCYDPDDFQTLDEAISNGGRIAVLAVLFEVSLEDNDNFVPIIEAINTVSRFGKSGSMEAFTMRSLLPNNTDKYYIYNGSLTAPPCSEMVEWVVFKHTVAISETQLEVFCEVMTMEQAGYVMLTDYLQNNFREQQQQFMGQVFASYTGVEDVLTPTCSLEPENVQADAQNDTTIVVTWERPRVVYDTTIDWYTVTYQRLQGQDQTKQEYRTDGDQDVGAIIPSLLANSSYVVQVVAVCTNGLRGRWSDQIIVDMPLEDPESDSDPDSVTQDMEGIREVLSKGRREKPENLNQLDLIPEDHSPVEETPVEQTRVYQNQPTHYSQPADQTQANLNLSVQVSTRSTPKTPPESAVLQKTRPNQYMKKKPDRSKSKPNIIMDQNRIDEDQRIPTQRPFTNPGFDGNSAIWVTEVTEQPGFLFPVARTTTLPTIRRQITEEASLAVLPHQSGDHGPPDQSGLPSPPSDLYTPPVEDIQVTDIFYEDTDNSSPLETLTSSPTVSAVSPPGNEKDKDTMQSSEDSETFVNKPLPETITSVSSTPSSPLWITERTATDSNTLADSVYKSFTSSSLLRVLMHTTQPMFNEGSNSSHESRVGLVGGVEREKRTVIPLAVVSTLTILCLLVLVGILIYWRNCFQTANFYPDDNTSPKVISAPSTPLLLATDGHEPLTVKQFVKHVMELHTTNTFTKEFEIVKESYEEVQVCTVDMGITADSSSHPDNKSKNRYINILAYDHSRVKLSNSLDRDGKCGDYINANFVDGYERTRAYIAAQGPLRAGREDFWRMIWQQNIGVIVMITNLKEKGRTKCDQYWPEENQEEYGPYQVTLKSSKSLAYYTLRTFTIRDTTNKASQRRVEHTVLHYHYTQWPDMGVPEYTLPVLSFIRTSSRARTQEMGPVLVHCSAGVGRTGTYIVIDSMLQQIQDQGMVNVLGFLKHVRTQRNFLVQTEEQYVFIHDALVEAIMSRDTSVTSDRLHTYVSDLLTPGASGRTRMDKQFKLISQRQAKHADYSTALRDGNAERNRARALMPVERSRVCLTASDSNSTGYINASYVLGHHHSREFIVSQTPLSSTVADFWRMIWEHNTHTVVRLPHTHSQSEEAESCVYWPSKDQPMSFEGFTVSFSGEEHVTLSNDERLFVQDFTVESLQNNYVLEVRQYSASCWPNPDSPISNSFDLVNTVKEHSRCTDAPTVIHDPLGGATSGLFCALTTLSSQLEEEGAVDVYQVARMTNLMRPGVFNDVEQYQYLYRAVLSLVSSQEDQRALQSPETNGSVPLGQTNIAESLESLM, encoded by the exons ATGTGGACCGGAGGAGCCGAGAGTCGAACCACGGctcttccaattagtggacgacccgctctacctcccGAACCACAGCTGCCCCATGAag GTGCTCTGAACCAGCGTAACTGGGGTAAGAAGTACCCGACCTGTAACAGCGCCAGGCAATCTCCCGTGGACATCGATGAGACGTTCACGCAGGTCAGGCTGCAGTACCAAAACCTACAGCTAGAGGGCTGGGACAGACTGACGGCAGAGGCCACCACCATCCACAACGACGGGAAAACAG tggcCATCAGTGTGGATGGAGAGTTCTTTGTGAGCGGAGGAGGCCTGAGCTCCAGGTTTCGTGTTGCTAGAATCACTTTCCACTGGGGGCGCTGCAATGTAACATCAGATGGGTCCGAACACAGCCTGAATGGGATGAAATACCCTCTGgag ATGCAGATCTACTGTTACGATCCAGATGACTTCCAAACTCTGGATGAGGCCATCAGCAATGGAGGGAGGATCGCTGTGTTGGCGGTGCTCTTCGAG GTCAGCCTGGAAGACAATGACAACTTTGTTCCTATTATAGAGGCCATCAACACTGTCAGCAGGTTTG gtAAGAGCGGGTCGATGGAAGCCTTCACCATGCGCTCCCTGCTGCCCAATAACACAGATAAATATTACATCTACAACGGCTCACTGACGGCCCCTCCCTGCTCAGAGATGGTAGAATGGGTCGTCTTTAAACACACTGTGGCCATATCAGAAACACAG CTTGAGGTGTTTTGCGAGGTGATGACCATGGAGCAGGCTGGATATGTGATGTTGACCGATTACCTGCAGAACAACTTcagggagcagcagcagcagttcatGGGTCAAGTGTTCGCCTCGTACACCGGAGTCGAGGACGTGCTCACACCCA CCTGCAGCTTGGAGCCAGAAAACGTTCAGGCCGATGCCCAGAACGACACGACCATCGTGGTGACGTGGGAGCGCCCCCGCGTGGTTTACGACACCACCATCGACTGGTACACCGTCACCTACCAGAGGCTGCAGGGCCAAGACCAGACCAAGCAAGAGTATAGGACAGACGGGGACCAAGACGTG GGAGCCATCATCCCCAGCCTGCTGGCCAATAGTAGCTATGTGGTTCAGGTGGTGGCTGTTTGCACCAATGGACTCAGAGGACGATGGAGCGACCAGATTATAGTGGACATGCCGTTAGAAGACCCTG aAAGTGATTCAGATCCTGACAGTGTTACTCAAGACATGGAGGGCATCAGGGAG GTCTTATCTAAAGGCAGAAGGGAGAAGCCAGAGAACCTGAATCAGCTGGATTTGATTCCTGAGGACCACAGCCCAGTGGAGGAGACACCTGTCGAGCAGACCAGAGTTTACCAGAACCAACCCACTCACTATTCCCAGCCCGCAGACCAAACCCAGGCAAACCTGAACCTCTCGGTCCAAGTCAGCACACGTTCCACCCCAAAGACTCCCCCTGAGTCTGCTGTTCTACAGAAAACTCGACCCAACCAGTACATGAAAAAGAAACCAGACCGAAGCAAGTCTAAACCCAATATTATTATGGACCAAAACCGAATTGACGAGGACCAGAGGATCCCAACACAGCGGCCGTTTACTAATCCAGGTTTTGACGGCAACAGCGCAATCTGGGTGACTGAGGTCACTGAGCAACCGGGCTTTCTGTTTCCAGTTGCTCGGACCACCACCCTGCCGACAATCCGCCGTCAAATCACAGAAGAGGCATCGTTGGCAGTTTTACCACATCAG TCAGGGGATCACGGTCCACCAGATCAAAGTGGCCTCCCTTCTCCCCCGTCGGACCTCTACACCCCTCCTGTGGAGGACATCCAAGTCACAGATATCTTCTATGAAGACACAGACAACAGCTCTCCACTCGAAACCCTCACCTCCTCTCCAACAGTGTCTGCTGTCTCGCCGCCAG GTAATGAAAAGGACAAAGACACCATGCAGTCCTCTGAAGACAGTGAAACCTTTGTGAACAAACCTCTACCAGAAACCATCACCTCAGTTTCCTCCACCCCCTCTTCCCCTCTGTGGATCACAGAAAGGACGGCAACTGACAGCAACACCCTCGCCGATTCGGTCTACAAATcattcacctcctcctctctcctcagggTGCTGATGCATACAACCCAGCCCATGTTCAACG AGGGAAGCAACAGCAGCCATGAGTCTCGTGTCGGGCTGGTCGGgggtgtggagagagagaagaggacagTCATTCCTCTGGCTGTTGTCTCCACTCTCACCATCCTCTGTCTGCTGGTACTGGTGGGCATACTCATCTACTGGAg AAACTGTTTCCAGACCGCTAATTTCTACCCAGATGACAACACATCACCTAAAGTCATATCTGCTCCATCTACACCCCTGCTGCTGgccacag ATGGTCATGAGCCGCTGACAGTGAAGCAGTTTGTGAAGCACGTCATGGAGCTCCACACCACCAACACCTTCACCAAGGAGTTCGAG ATTGTCAAAGAATCCTATGAG GAGGTGCAGGTGTGCACGGTGGACATGGGCATCACCGCCGACAGTTCCTCTCACCCCGACAACAAAAGCAAGAACAGATACATCAACATACTGGCCT ACGATCACAGTAGAGTGAAGCTCTCCAACAGCTTGGACAGAGATGGCAAATGCGGCGACTACATCAACGCTAACTTTGTCGAT GGTTACGAGCGAACAAGGGCGTACATAGCAGCTCAGGGGCCTCTCAGAGCAGGCAGGGAAGACTTTTGGAGGATGATCTGGCAGCAGAACATCGGAGTAATCGTCATGATCACCAACCTCAAGGAAAAAGGACGG ACTAAATGTGATCAGTACTGGCCGGAAGAGAACCAGGAGGAATATGGTCCATACCAGGTGACGCTGAAAAGCAGCAAGAGCCTCGCTTACTACACACTGAGGACGTTCACTATCAGAGATACCACAAATAAg gcgTCTCAGAGGAGAGTTGAACACACGGTCCTGCATTACCACTACACCCAGTGGCCAGACATGGGCGTCCCAGAATACACTCTGCCTGTCCTGTCCTTCATCAGAACGTCCTCTCGGGCCCGGACACAGGAGATGGGACCTGTGCTGGTACACTGCAG tgcTGGTGTAGGAAGAACAGGAACCTACATCGTGATAGACAGCATGCTGCAGCAGATTCAGGATCAGGGGATGGTGAACGTTCTCGGTTTCCTGAAACATGTGCGGACTCAGAGGAACTTCCTGGTTCAGACGGAg GAGCAGTACGTGTTCATCCATGATGCTCTGGTGGAGGCCATTATGAGTCGTGACACCTCTGTGACATCTGACCGCCTCCACACTTACGTCTCTGACCTCTTGACCCCAGGAGCGTCAGGCAGGACACGCATGGACAAACAGTTCAAG tTGATCAGTCAGCGTCAAGCCAAGCACGCAGACTACAGCACTGCTCTGAGAGACGGCAACGCTGAGAGGAACAGAGCCAGAGCTTTGATGCCTG TGGAGAGATCAAGAGTCTGTCTGACCGCTTCAGACTCAAACTCCACCGGCTACATCAACGCCTCCTACGTCCTG GGACATCACCACAGCAGAGAGTTCATAGTGAGCCAGACTCCTCTGAGCAGCACGGTGGCAGACTTCTGGAGAATGATCTGggaacacaacacacacactgttgtccgtctgccccacacacacagtcag AGTGAAGAAGCAGAGTCTTGTGTGTACTGGCCCAGTAAAGACCAGCCAATGAGCTTTGAGGGTTTTACCGTGTCATTCTCGGGGGAGGAACATGTAACTCTGTCCAATGATGAGAGACTTTTTGTGCAGGACTTTACAGTGGAATCtctacag AACAATTATGTGTTGGAGGTGCGTCAGTacagcgcctcctgctggcccAACCCAGACAGCCCCATCAGCAACAGCTTCGATCTGGTCAACACAGTCAAAGAGCACAGCAGATGCACAGACGCACCTACAGTCATACATGACCC gttggGAGGTGCTACATCCGGGCTGTTCTGTGCTCTCACCACCCTGTCCAGCCAGCTAGAAGAGGAGGGGGCAGTAGACGTCTACCAGGTGGCACGAATGACCAACCTCATGAGGCCCGGTGTATTTAATGATGTA GAGCAGTACCAGTACCTGTATCGAGCTGTGCTGAGTCTGGTGAGCAGCCAGGAAGACCAGAGAGCCTTGCAGAGTCCAGAAACCAACGGGTCCGTTCCGCTGGGGCAGACCAACATCGCCGAGAGCCTGGAGTCACTCATGTAG